One genomic segment of Nocardia spumae includes these proteins:
- a CDS encoding succinic semialdehyde dehydrogenase, whose protein sequence is MPVPEAAVFERLRAFASVDGSTEHANKTIAETFTGRPLGEVPVGTAEDVSAAFTRARAAQAEWAARPPAERAAVLERYRALVVAEREYLMDVIQAETGKARWAAQEEIMGLMFAARYFSRVAPGLLAPHSVPGAFPVLNKARVRSQPKGVVGVIAPWNYPMLLSIGDSIPALLAGNAVIVKPDSQTPYSSLANVELLSRAGVPRDLLQVVTGPGTVVGTAIVEQCDYLMFTGSSATGSTLAQQCGKRLIGFSAELGGKNPMIVTRGADLGKVAKAAVRACFSNAGQLCISIERIYVERSIAAEFTEKFVAAVRAAKLGAAYDFSADIGSLISPAQLETVTKHVADATSKGAEVLVGGNARPDLGPLFFEPTVLTQVTDEMECGRNETFGPLVSIYPVADAEEAIARANDTEYGLNASVWAASAAEGEAIAARLRTGTVCVDEGYAPAWGTTGAPMGGMGISGVGRRHGPDGLLKFTEPQTVVVTRGMNLDAPFGLPQSKWQGALMTLARSLRLLPGR, encoded by the coding sequence ATGCCCGTGCCGGAAGCTGCGGTATTCGAGCGTCTGCGGGCGTTCGCGTCCGTCGACGGTTCCACCGAGCACGCGAACAAGACCATCGCCGAGACGTTCACCGGACGGCCGCTGGGTGAGGTGCCGGTCGGCACCGCCGAGGATGTGAGCGCCGCGTTCACCAGAGCGCGTGCGGCGCAAGCCGAATGGGCCGCACGCCCACCGGCCGAGCGGGCGGCGGTCCTGGAGCGCTACCGGGCACTGGTGGTCGCCGAACGTGAATACCTCATGGACGTGATCCAAGCGGAAACCGGAAAGGCCCGCTGGGCGGCGCAGGAAGAGATCATGGGCCTGATGTTCGCGGCCCGCTACTTCTCCCGTGTCGCGCCCGGTCTGCTGGCGCCGCATTCGGTGCCCGGCGCGTTCCCCGTGTTGAACAAGGCCCGGGTGCGTAGCCAGCCCAAGGGTGTGGTCGGCGTGATCGCGCCCTGGAACTATCCGATGCTGCTGTCGATCGGCGATTCGATCCCGGCGCTGCTCGCCGGGAACGCGGTCATCGTCAAACCCGACAGCCAGACTCCGTACTCGTCGCTGGCGAATGTGGAACTGCTGTCGCGTGCGGGAGTGCCGCGCGATCTACTGCAGGTGGTCACCGGTCCGGGCACCGTGGTCGGCACCGCGATCGTCGAGCAGTGCGACTACCTGATGTTCACAGGTTCCTCGGCGACCGGCAGCACCCTGGCGCAGCAGTGCGGTAAGCGGTTGATCGGCTTCTCCGCCGAACTCGGTGGTAAGAACCCCATGATCGTCACCAGGGGCGCCGACCTGGGCAAGGTCGCCAAGGCCGCGGTGCGCGCCTGTTTCTCCAACGCGGGGCAGCTGTGCATCTCGATCGAACGCATCTATGTCGAGCGGTCGATCGCGGCCGAGTTCACCGAGAAGTTCGTCGCGGCGGTCCGGGCGGCGAAACTCGGTGCCGCCTACGACTTCTCGGCCGATATCGGCAGCCTGATCTCACCGGCCCAGCTGGAGACGGTCACCAAACACGTCGCCGATGCCACCTCCAAGGGCGCCGAGGTCCTCGTCGGCGGTAACGCCCGTCCCGACCTCGGGCCGCTGTTCTTCGAACCGACGGTGCTGACCCAGGTCACCGACGAGATGGAATGCGGCCGCAACGAGACCTTCGGCCCACTGGTATCGATCTATCCGGTGGCCGACGCCGAAGAGGCGATCGCGCGGGCCAACGACACCGAATACGGTCTCAACGCCAGCGTGTGGGCGGCCAGTGCCGCCGAGGGCGAGGCCATCGCCGCCCGGCTGCGCACCGGAACCGTCTGTGTCGACGAGGGCTACGCCCCGGCCTGGGGGACCACCGGTGCGCCGATGGGCGGTATGGGTATCTCCGGCGTGGGCCGGCGGCACGGTCCCGACGGACTGCTGAAGTTCACCGAACCGCAGACCGTCGTGGTCACCCGCGGCATGAATCTCGATGCCCCGTTCGGCCTTCCACAGTCGAAGTGGCAGGGTGCGCTGATGACCCTGGCCCGCAGTCTGCGCCTGCTGCCCGGACGCTGA
- a CDS encoding arsenate reductase ArsC has product MTAVPSVLFVCVHNAGRSQMAQGFLAQLAGDRIDVRSAGTAPAATTNPVVVEAMGEVGVDITAQTPKILTPDTVHTSDVVIRMGCGDSCPYFPGVDYRDWTLADPAGQGLDAVRRIRDEIRLRVEQLVRELLPRQM; this is encoded by the coding sequence ATGACCGCCGTACCGAGTGTGTTGTTCGTCTGCGTACACAACGCGGGCCGGTCGCAGATGGCGCAGGGCTTCCTCGCCCAGCTCGCCGGCGATCGCATCGATGTCCGGTCCGCCGGGACCGCGCCCGCCGCGACGACCAATCCGGTCGTGGTCGAGGCCATGGGTGAGGTCGGGGTCGACATCACCGCGCAGACCCCGAAGATCCTCACCCCCGATACCGTGCACACCAGCGATGTCGTGATCAGGATGGGATGCGGTGACAGCTGCCCCTATTTCCCCGGCGTCGACTATCGCGACTGGACGCTCGCCGACCCCGCCGGACAGGGCCTCGACGCCGTGCGCCGGATCCGCGACGAGATCCGGTTGCGCGTGGAACAGCTGGTCCGGGAGCTGCTGCCGCGCCAGATGTGA
- the arsB gene encoding ACR3 family arsenite efflux transporter, which translates to MTATERADHPAVVAKLSTLDRWLPIWIGVAMAAGLLLGRLIPGLGDGLSAVEVDGISLPIAIGLLVMMYPVLAKVRYDRLGAVTGDRRLLVGSLVLNWLAGPALMFTLAWLLLPDLPEYRTGLIIVGLARCIAMVIIWNDLACGDREAAAVLVALNSLFQVVMFAVLGWFYLSVLPGWLGLEQTAIETSPWQIAKSVLIFLGLPLVAGFLTRRIGEKARGRDVYERTVLPRIGPWALYGLLFTIVILFALQGRQITARPWDVVRIAVPLLAYFAIMWGGGYLYGRLAGLGYERTTTLAFTAAGNNFELAIAVAIATYGAGSGQALAGVVGPLIEVPVLVGLVYVSLALRPRFRGAPAAAPAGKGVARQ; encoded by the coding sequence GTGACGGCCACCGAACGCGCCGATCACCCCGCGGTGGTCGCGAAGCTGTCGACGCTGGACCGGTGGCTGCCGATCTGGATCGGCGTCGCCATGGCCGCCGGTCTGCTGCTCGGGCGCCTGATCCCCGGTCTCGGGGACGGTCTGTCCGCGGTCGAAGTCGACGGGATCTCGCTGCCGATCGCGATCGGACTGCTGGTGATGATGTATCCGGTGCTGGCCAAGGTCCGCTACGACCGCCTCGGTGCCGTCACCGGCGACCGCCGGCTGCTCGTGGGCTCCCTTGTCCTGAACTGGCTGGCCGGGCCGGCCCTGATGTTCACTCTGGCCTGGCTGCTGCTCCCGGATCTGCCCGAGTATCGGACCGGCCTGATCATCGTCGGTCTCGCCAGATGCATTGCCATGGTGATCATCTGGAACGACCTCGCCTGCGGCGACCGTGAAGCCGCCGCCGTGCTGGTCGCGTTGAACTCGCTGTTCCAGGTCGTCATGTTCGCCGTCCTCGGCTGGTTCTACCTCTCGGTCCTGCCGGGGTGGCTCGGCCTCGAGCAGACCGCCATCGAGACCTCACCCTGGCAGATCGCGAAATCGGTGCTGATCTTCCTGGGTCTGCCGCTCGTCGCGGGTTTCCTCACACGCCGAATCGGTGAAAAGGCACGCGGTCGCGACGTCTACGAGCGGACCGTGTTGCCGCGTATCGGTCCGTGGGCGCTGTACGGCCTGCTGTTCACGATCGTGATCCTGTTCGCCCTGCAAGGCCGCCAGATCACCGCCCGCCCCTGGGATGTCGTGCGGATCGCGGTGCCGCTGCTGGCCTATTTCGCGATCATGTGGGGTGGCGGTTACCTCTACGGTCGCCTGGCCGGCCTCGGTTACGAGCGCACCACCACGCTGGCGTTCACCGCCGCGGGCAACAACTTCGAACTCGCCATCGCCGTCGCGATCGCGACCTACGGCGCCGGCTCCGGCCAGGCCCTCGCCGGTGTCGTCGGCCCGTTGATCGAAGTTCCGGTGCTGGTCGGTCTCGTCTATGTCTCCCTCGCGCTGCGCCCGCGCTTCCGGGGGGCGCCCGCCGCCGCGCCTGCCGGGAAAGGGGTTGCGCGGCAATGA
- a CDS encoding ArsR/SmtB family transcription factor, which yields MSKPEAPLAAPIGCEPTPTVGRTLTGAEAGELAAMFKALADPVRLRVLSAIAARAGGEACVCDVSDGLDVTQPTISHHLKILRETGLVTSERRASWVYYRVVPEALERLSLVLGRQAGAKVPA from the coding sequence ATGTCTAAACCAGAGGCGCCGTTGGCCGCGCCGATCGGCTGCGAGCCCACCCCTACGGTGGGGCGCACGCTGACCGGCGCGGAAGCGGGCGAGTTGGCGGCGATGTTCAAGGCCCTCGCCGACCCGGTCCGGTTGCGGGTGCTGTCGGCGATCGCGGCCCGCGCCGGTGGTGAAGCCTGTGTGTGCGATGTCTCCGACGGGCTCGATGTCACCCAGCCGACCATCTCCCATCACCTCAAAATCCTGCGCGAGACCGGTCTGGTCACCAGCGAACGCCGCGCTTCCTGGGTCTACTACCGCGTCGTTCCCGAGGCCCTGGAGCGACTGTCGCTGGTGCTGGGCCGCCAGGCCGGTGCGAAGGTGCCGGCGTGA
- a CDS encoding ArsI/CadI family heavy metal resistance metalloenzyme, producing MSRVQLALNVDDLERAIAFYSALFDAEPAKRKPGYANFAIEQPPLKLVLLENAGRGGTINHLGVEVETSEQVHVEIARLSEAGLFTEEQIATTCCFATQDKVWVTGPDAEKWEVYTVLADTENFGAAPEFATAAEAAQACCGAGDTAPAEPAAESAACCAPEAKSEAIATGATCCH from the coding sequence ATGTCTCGCGTGCAGCTCGCCCTCAATGTCGACGACCTGGAACGAGCGATCGCCTTCTACTCGGCCTTGTTCGATGCCGAACCCGCCAAGCGCAAGCCCGGCTACGCCAACTTCGCCATCGAGCAGCCGCCGTTGAAGCTGGTCCTGCTCGAGAACGCCGGTCGTGGCGGCACGATCAACCACCTCGGTGTCGAGGTCGAGACCTCCGAACAGGTCCACGTCGAGATCGCCCGTCTCTCGGAAGCGGGACTGTTCACCGAGGAGCAGATCGCGACCACATGTTGTTTCGCCACCCAGGACAAGGTGTGGGTCACCGGACCCGACGCCGAGAAATGGGAGGTCTACACCGTCCTCGCCGACACCGAGAACTTCGGCGCCGCACCGGAATTCGCCACCGCCGCCGAAGCCGCGCAGGCCTGCTGTGGCGCCGGCGACACGGCTCCGGCCGAACCCGCCGCGGAATCGGCCGCCTGCTGCGCGCCCGAAGCGAAGAGCGAGGCGATCGCCACCGGCGCCACCTGCTGCCACTGA
- a CDS encoding Rv2640c family ArsR-like transcriptional regulator, which produces MPKALPVIDMSAPVCCAPVAAGPVDDAAALEVALRLKALADPVRVKLMSLLLAGASEGQKGSDLAAVVGLSESTVSHHLGQLRRAGLVDAERTGMTVVHRARRDALAALCFVLDPDCCR; this is translated from the coding sequence ATGCCCAAGGCTCTGCCCGTGATCGACATGTCCGCCCCGGTGTGCTGTGCGCCGGTGGCGGCCGGACCGGTCGACGACGCCGCCGCGCTCGAGGTCGCGCTGCGCCTCAAGGCGCTCGCCGATCCGGTGCGGGTCAAACTCATGTCCCTGCTGCTCGCCGGGGCGTCCGAGGGCCAGAAGGGCAGTGACCTGGCCGCGGTTGTCGGACTGTCGGAATCGACCGTCAGCCATCACCTCGGTCAGCTGCGCAGGGCCGGTCTCGTCGACGCCGAGCGAACGGGGATGACAGTGGTCCATCGCGCGCGACGCGACGCGTTGGCGGCGCTCTGCTTCGTCCTGGATCCCGACTGCTGCCGCTGA
- a CDS encoding endonuclease/exonuclease/phosphatase family protein, with amino-acid sequence MAKLLRDGAYVFAWLATVAGIAGIAVHFSRSGSRWPILAASVAPYLMCAAPAGAVAFLAGRRWIHAGVAVAVSAAAVWTQIPLYTGHGDADGRAVLVMQANLLFDGADPHALVEQVRSRHIEILTVDELTAAAVTELGRAGLDQLLPYRHLSPGRTATGTGIWSSYPLSDPAEYDGFVLNQLSATVTVPDAGPVTVYAFHPVPPVYSASVWADELSRLGAILDRSPADRPVIAGGDFNATYDHRQFRALLTGRFGDAAEQAGAGPLVTYPTDKPYPPLVGIDHILIAEGNAAEVATVSLPGSDHRALVARIHLNSPGPER; translated from the coding sequence ATGGCGAAACTTCTCCGGGACGGCGCCTACGTATTCGCGTGGCTCGCCACTGTCGCCGGGATTGCCGGAATCGCGGTGCATTTCAGCCGTTCCGGATCCCGCTGGCCGATCCTGGCGGCGTCGGTGGCGCCGTACCTGATGTGTGCCGCGCCGGCCGGGGCCGTGGCGTTCCTGGCAGGACGGCGCTGGATCCACGCGGGGGTCGCGGTGGCCGTCTCCGCGGCTGCGGTGTGGACCCAAATTCCGCTCTACACCGGTCACGGCGACGCCGACGGGCGCGCCGTCCTGGTGATGCAGGCGAATCTGTTGTTCGACGGGGCGGATCCGCACGCGCTGGTCGAGCAGGTGCGGTCGCGGCATATCGAGATACTCACGGTCGACGAGCTCACCGCCGCGGCGGTCACCGAACTCGGTCGCGCGGGCCTCGATCAGCTACTGCCCTACCGGCACCTCTCCCCCGGCCGGACCGCGACGGGGACCGGCATCTGGAGCAGCTATCCACTGTCGGACCCTGCCGAATACGACGGATTCGTACTGAACCAGCTCTCCGCGACCGTCACCGTCCCCGACGCCGGACCGGTGACGGTGTACGCATTCCATCCGGTGCCGCCGGTCTACAGCGCGAGCGTGTGGGCCGACGAATTGTCCCGGCTGGGAGCAATTCTCGACCGCTCGCCGGCGGATCGCCCGGTGATCGCCGGCGGCGACTTCAACGCCACCTACGATCACCGGCAGTTCCGCGCCCTGCTGACGGGACGATTCGGCGACGCCGCCGAGCAGGCCGGTGCCGGACCACTGGTCACCTATCCGACCGACAAGCCGTACCCGCCCCTGGTCGGCATCGACCACATCCTGATCGCCGAGGGGAATGCCGCCGAGGTGGCGACGGTATCGCTGCCCGGTTCGGACCATCGCGCCCTCGTCGCACGGATTCACCTGAACAGCCCGGGCCCCGAGCGGTAG
- a CDS encoding MFS transporter, which yields MAARRTRERAGVDHAADDHTPRIGAWGFVARFGIISLLADFVYEGARSITGPLLGSLGASGFVVGLVTGIGEAAALGLRLVSGPLTDRTRRFWAWTVSGYVLTLLSVPLLGVAGVLWVACALVIAERVGKAVRSPAKDTLLSHATAVTGRGRGFAVHEALDQIGAVAGPLTVAAVLAITETDYTPALIMLAIPGAAALVLLARIRHQVPDPSRYEPSERPAPRPAKTPLPPQFWLYCLFTAVCMLGATTYGVLSLHMVAAGVLSTAAVPVVYAAAMGADAVAALTSGWLYDRIGSRTLLLLPISTALVPIFGFTGGLGPVLAGALLWGATVGVQESTLRAMVADLVPGDRRATAYGTYAAVLGAATAAGGAITGFLSDTSYSALVVTVVTIECAALLIMAALTTRRRRPTRR from the coding sequence ATGGCGGCGAGACGGACTCGTGAACGTGCCGGCGTCGACCACGCCGCCGACGACCACACCCCGCGAATCGGCGCGTGGGGATTCGTCGCCCGATTCGGAATCATCAGTTTGCTGGCGGATTTCGTCTACGAGGGCGCCCGGTCGATCACCGGGCCACTGCTCGGCTCCCTGGGAGCGAGCGGTTTCGTCGTCGGACTGGTCACCGGAATCGGCGAGGCGGCGGCGCTGGGGCTGCGCCTGGTATCGGGCCCGCTCACCGATCGGACGCGGCGATTCTGGGCGTGGACGGTCTCCGGATATGTCCTGACCCTGCTGAGCGTGCCGCTCCTGGGTGTCGCCGGGGTGCTGTGGGTGGCGTGCGCCCTGGTGATCGCCGAACGGGTGGGCAAAGCGGTGCGCAGCCCGGCCAAGGACACCCTGCTGTCCCATGCCACCGCGGTGACCGGGCGGGGTCGCGGTTTCGCCGTCCACGAGGCCCTCGACCAGATCGGCGCGGTCGCCGGTCCACTCACCGTCGCGGCCGTACTGGCGATCACCGAAACCGACTACACACCCGCGCTGATCATGCTCGCGATCCCCGGAGCCGCCGCACTTGTGCTGCTGGCGCGGATCCGGCACCAGGTGCCCGATCCGTCCCGATACGAACCGTCCGAACGCCCGGCCCCTCGTCCGGCGAAAACGCCGCTACCGCCGCAGTTCTGGCTCTACTGCCTGTTCACCGCCGTCTGCATGCTCGGCGCGACCACCTACGGCGTGCTCTCGTTGCACATGGTCGCCGCCGGAGTCCTGAGCACGGCGGCGGTACCGGTTGTCTACGCCGCCGCGATGGGCGCCGATGCGGTCGCCGCCCTCACCTCCGGCTGGCTCTACGATCGGATCGGCTCCAGAACGCTACTGCTACTGCCGATTTCGACCGCGCTCGTGCCGATCTTCGGATTCACCGGCGGGCTCGGCCCGGTCCTGGCGGGCGCGTTGCTGTGGGGTGCGACGGTCGGCGTCCAGGAGTCGACGTTGCGCGCGATGGTCGCCGATCTGGTACCCGGCGACCGCCGCGCCACCGCCTACGGCACCTACGCCGCGGTTCTCGGCGCGGCCACCGCCGCGGGCGGCGCGATCACGGGATTCCTGTCGGACACATCGTATTCCGCATTGGTCGTCACCGTCGTAACGATCGAATGTGCGGCGCTGCTCATCATGGCCGCACTCACGACACGCCGACGGCGGCCGACACGCCGGTAA